The following proteins are co-located in the Hypomesus transpacificus isolate Combined female chromosome 23, fHypTra1, whole genome shotgun sequence genome:
- the LOC124485229 gene encoding cytohesin-interacting protein, with the protein MNSVGLQRQDSQDSCILEGSLRQKGRLWYRRSLRSLGEKLQHRAGSPGRTQPRAPRQMRQTSSNSLVDYSDPQRTTYTLEKQDNETYGFDVQTYGVQLRNVAVLEMCTFVCTVQEDSAAECSGLTAGDVIVSINGVSIEGSTHQHIIDLIRESTNFLKVETVCGTVVKRIELEKKMSSLKQTLREKWCELQALGLQEKRLTQGNLNDSCLFPSTDSLVSLMSLSGLHAHRFSSDSSWRSVATEDSDQASVFGDLSSPSPFSAASTTDDSCFFPSSDPQRGGGTRPSSSTDLPRSTINRNRSGSLADSSSLSPSCERSSRASLFGTLPRKGRHRGSVRQLLRFLPGLNRSVEEEDN; encoded by the exons ATGAACTCTGTAGGGCTCCAGCGACAGGACAGCCAGGACAGCTGCATCCTGGAGGGTTCCCTGAGGCAGAAGGGTCGTTTGTGGTACCGGCGCTCTCTGAGGAGCCTGGGGGAGAAGCTGCAGCATAGAGCAGGCAGTCCCGGCAGGACCCAGCCCAGGGCCCCCCGCCAG ATGAGGCAAACTTCTTCCAACTCTCTGGTGGATTATTCGGACCCTCAGAG GACCACTTACACACTGGAGAAGCAAGACAATGAGACATATGGTTTTGATGTTCAG ACGTACGGGGTGCAGCTGAGAAACGTGGCGGTGCTGGAGATGTGCACGTTTGTGTGCACGGTGCAGGAGGACAGCGCTGCAGAGTGCTCAGGGCTGACCGCAG GTGATGTTATTGTTAGCATCAATGGGGTCAGCATTGAGGGTTCCACTCATCAGCACATCATTGACCTGATTCGAGAATCTACCAACTTCCTGAA GGTGGAGACGGTGTGTGGGACTGTAGTGAAGAGGATCGAACTGGAGAAGAAGATGAGCTCGCTCAAG CAAACTCTGAGAGAGAAGTGGTGTGAGCTGCAAGCTCTGGGCCTGCAGGAGAAGCGCCTCACCCAAG GTAACCTGAATGACAGCTGTCTGTTCCCCTCCACGGACTCCCTGGTGTCGCTTATGTCCCTCTCGGGTCTCCACGCTCACCGTTTCTCCAGCGACAGCAGCTGGCGGAGCGTAGCGACGGAGGACAGCGACCAGGCCAGCGTGTTTGGGGACCTGAGTTCACCCAGCCCCTTCAGCGCCGCCAGCACCACCGACGACTCCTGCTTCTTCCCCAGCTCAGACCCCCAGCGGGGCGGCGGGAcccggccctcctcctccacagacctccCCCGCTCCACAATCAACCGCAACCGCAGCGGCAGCCTGGCGGACagcagctccctctctccctcctgtgagCGGAGCTCCCGTGCCTCCTTGTTCGGGACGCTGCCCAGGAAGGGCCGGCATCGTGGGAGCGTGCGCCAGCTCCTCAGGTTCCTGCCTGGACTGAACCgctcagtggaggaggaggacaactgA